In one Poecilia reticulata strain Guanapo linkage group LG8, Guppy_female_1.0+MT, whole genome shotgun sequence genomic region, the following are encoded:
- the ppl gene encoding periplakin isoform X4 → MFKKSKKTAAITPTPTTQQKSSTGTELATIVEKVQKNADKVEKSIYDIEQNLNKDVGKINEGKQPLYQDDTNKRILNSLELLDILDEDARATKRLQHPQAEMIQQDMVQLRERVVKLKEDHDRIYHLNRAEGMPSVNWGNIMEDKLENLNNKGFGEDLPALEKEVEEHNIFQSEVEALAPHISTGGDKEYLSGLRSKYDKLLASSSARQRHLLSLRDFMQRCTNELFWMDQQGRERFEYDWSDANLDYPARRRQYENFINKCLESKESTISKLNEDANSLIDAQHPGKNVIEAHNEAVHADWKEYLNLLICEESHLKHMDEYHKFHKEARDTQDLLKRLETEINQKYSPEYKDVYQTQSLISELDDQAKAVDHIDERVKDLQSRSLQVLPLKYRRETPQKLLPIEALCDFEPLEDQIVRGETYTLLRNNGSRWDVKDQTGHKINAPGICFMIPPTDPEAVAISDNLASQQKAVKQKLASSKAALLKRFEELKKQSGAGTATDKDEQQCRQLMAGLDKVVSDLDKQEKEIYSRVRPPLEQNRTVPDSADRLQDIRNIASTVRKIEPEKTSKVVEAKSFLTSNPTSPSAPQLHSKVDEANRKYTKIEQLLQCSEDKLKNSNQLETSIQKGKTLLSTYENTLAREEVAPADIPSVEKMQRELADVGSDLKAQRSVISETEQNLRLAKGSCDTMARDFQEHCPDIERQEADVQKLNKRYNNLNRQIDTRSQSLQRAKLAYKNYQNDYSSLNSWLSHIPNYEPRETDDLRQLDAKLKNQRNLLSDISRKESDLNNLSKNAQLYQQAVKDYETETEKFRSILDLEDGLVPQSYKRSRLESPALTVKAEEAAMEAKFTEVNAVNKQRLQNLEFAQNLLSQQPEIPMIQSSTVRSVNAAAPGEEPWRIRKQLEDEIHRREQLEKEIETIQTDIYLLEGQKPQDTIVKKELIKKVPDPQLDEEVHKVQQKLSEERRTTHVLENDLEVLKLKLHGLETEVKEGAQQYTVKEVLRIERDRGQEEEIRKLRDELEELRRHKMLKDNELVQIQKRVTLLAEEKNKEQEVITEEEVIKVQNDPQLESEYRLLLDRKQKEMDNRKQLEDELQFLQEKLRRLEKEKAIAEEKISIKEVLKVEKDVVFEREVENLRRQYEDEKAKRRSSQREKTDLQRKIQSLEEEKSKVVVQEKVREIVRPDPKAENEVANLRLEVVEQQRRYRDADLQLKSLQDELAMLRNRGPQVEVKEIIKEVIKYKTDPQTERELERLRNEIVDKTHLTEKSEMEIRQLRDEIERWKTTKPQIQTKEVVNEVVQYREDPKTKEEIETLKRKLADEQKKRLDLEGERLAQEEKIRLKKIDLSQVREKIVQQEVIKMEEDPVLKSECDNFLQSINSEQKQKENLQSELLLLQRQIADLDQQLRELEQERKARREAELEIQRLRVRLNELEIRDKENREKVTVKQKVVLQQDPQQEKEHSILKLQLDEERHKRTLLEKELNALIQQQLTLEKMDVKERVVRTEKVQVERDPEAELEIENLRRMLEDEKRRRRDLDQELSILTSKLSDMEFSNTKSTKELDYIRDESYRLQQENQRLQNEIRKLRSEIDITYKETRLITESAPREDGRNLELRLDSLQKELTDLRSITAQKDEEIEKLKKNLAAVRMKREQRESHLRRSIVVIDPDSGKEMRPEEAYRLGLIDWKMFVNLQSQECDWEEITVKGPSGESSVLHDRKSGKKFSIDDALRLGHITERQHQQYLNKEISIQEFGVMVSSKQK, encoded by the exons ATGTTTAAGAAAAGCAAGAAGACCGCCGCTATCACCCCTACGCCTACGACGCAGCAAAAATCAAG TACCGGTACAGAATTGGCTACCATTGTTGAGAAGGTGCAGAAGAATGCTGATAAGGTGGAGAAGAGCATCTATGATATCGAGCAGAACCTGAACAAG gatgttGGTAAGATCAACGAAGGGAAGCAGCCTCTGTATCAGGATGATACTAATAAGAGAATCCTCAACTCTCTGGAGCTGCTCGATATCCTGGATGAAGATGCCCGTGCAACCAAGCGCCTCCAGCATCCTCAGGCGGAGATGATACAGCAAGA CATGGTTCAGCTGCGAGAGAGGGTGGTTAAGCTGAAGGAGGACCATGATCGGATATACCACCTGAACCGCGCTGAGGGGATGCCCAGCGTTAACTGGGGCAACATCATGGAAGACAAACTG GAAAACCTGAACAACAAGGGCTTTGGTGAAGACCTGCCCGCTTTggagaaggaggtggaggagcacAACATCTTCCAGAGCGAGGTGGAGGCGTTGGCTCCCCACATCTCTACTGGAGGAGACAAG GAATACCTCAGCGGCCTCCGGTCCAAGTACGACAAACTGCTG GCCAGTTCTAGTGCTCGCCAGCGCCATCTGCTGAGCCTTCGGGACTTCATGCAGCGCTGCACCAATGAACTTTTCTGGATGGACCAGCAAGGACGGGAGAGGTTTGAGTACGACTGGAGTGACGCTAACCTGGACTACCCCGCCCGCCGGAGGCAGTATGAG AACTTTATCAATAAATGTCTGGAGAGCAAGGAGTCTACCATCAGCAAGCTGAACGAAGATGCAAACAGTCTGATAGACGCACAACACCCAGGAAAGAATGTCATAGAG GCGCACAATGAAGCGGTCCATGCTGACTGGAAAGAGTACCTGAACCTGCTCATCTGTGAGGAAAGTCATCTCAAGCACATGGATGAATATCACAAG TTCCACAAGGAAGCACGCGACACTCAGGACCTGCTGAAGCGGCTGGAAACGGAAATCAACCAGAAGTACAGCCCAGAGTACAAGGACGTTTATCAGACGCAGAGCCTGATCTCCGAGCTGGAT GACCAGGCTAAAGCAGTGGATCACATTGACGAGCGGGTCAAGGATCTCCAAAGCAGGAGCCTGCAGGTTCTGCCTCTGAAGTACCGGAGAGAAACCCCCCAGAAGCTGCTGCCCATTGAAGCTCTGTGTGACTTTGAGCCACTGGAA GATCAAATTGTCCGCGGAGAAACGTACACCCTGCTCCGGAACAATGGGTCCAGATGGGATGTGAAGGATCAAACGGGACATAAGATCAATGCTCCAGGCATCTGCTTCATGATCCCACCCACTGACCCAGAGGCGGTGGCCATTTCTGACAA TTTGGCTAGTCAACAAAAAGCTGTCAAGCAGAAGCTGGCGTCCAGCAAAGCAGCTCTGCTGAAAAGATTTGAGGAGCTGAAGAAGCAGAGTGGAGCAGGAACGGCTACAG ACAAGGATGAACAGCAGTGCCGCCAGCTGATGGCCGGTCTCGATAAAGTGGTCAGTGACCTGGACAAACAGGAGAAAGAAATTTATTCTCGAGTGCGCCCACCGCTGGAGCAGAACCGGACCGTGCCGGACAGCGCTGACCGCCTGCAGGACATAAGG AACATCGCTTCAACTGTCCGCAAGATTGAACCAGAGAAGACCTCTAAAGTTGTGGAGGCAAAGAGCTTCTTGACTTCAAACCCAACCTCCCCCAGTGCTCCTCAGCTTCACAGCAAGGTGGATGAGGCCAACAGGAAGTACACCAAGATCGAGCAGCTTCTTCAGTGCTCCGAGGACAA ACTGAAGAATTCCAACCAGCTGGAGACATCTATTCAGAAAGGGAAGACTTTACTGTCTACCTACGAGAACACACTGGCCAGGGAGGAGGTTGCTCCAGCTGACATCCCCTCAGTGGAGAAAATGCAGAGAGAACTTGCT GACGTGGGGTCAGACCTGAAGGCTCAGAGGTCAGTGATCTCTGAGACAGAGCAGAACCTGCGCCTGGCCAAAGGCAGCTGTGACACCATGGCCAGGGACTTCCAGGAGCATTGTCCTGACATCGAACGGCAGGAGGCTGATGTTCAGAAACTCAACAAGCGCTACAACAACCTTAACAGGCAAATCGACACCAG GTCTCAAAGCCTGCAAAGAGCAAAGCTGGCTTACAAGAATTACCAGAATGACTATAGCAGCCTGAACTCCTGGTTGTCCCATATCCCAAATTATGAGCCCCGTGAAACTGATGACCTAAGACAACTAGACGCCAAGCTGAAGAATCAGAGG AACCTGCTGTCTGACATTTCAAGAAAGGAATCAGACTTGAACAATTTGTCCAAAAATGCCCAGCTTTACCAGCAGGCCGTCAAG GACTATGAGACTGAGACTGAGAAATTTCGGTCCATTCTGGATCTGGAGGATGGACTCGTCCCCCAGTCCTACAAGAGGAGCAGACTGGAATCCCCTGCTTTGACAGTGAAGGCAGAG GAAGCTGCCATGGAAGCAAAGTTCACAGAGGTGAACGCTGTAAACAAGCAAAGGCTGCAGAATCTTGAGTTCGCCCAAAATCTTCTTAGCCAG CAACCTGAAATTCCTATGATTCAGTCTTCCACTGTAAGATCAGTCAATGCTGCTGCCCCGGGAGAGGAGCCGTGGCGAATCAGAAAGCAGCTGGAAGATGAGATTCACAGGCGAGAGCAGCTAGAAAAAGAAATTGAGACCATTCAGACTGACATTTACCTCCTGGAAGGTCAAAAGCCCCAAGATACCATCGTCAAGAAGGAGCTCATTAAAAAGGTTCCAGATCCTCAGTTGGATGAAGAGGTACACAAGGTTCAGCAGAAGCTGTCAGAGGAGCGTCGCACCACCCATGTGCTGGAGAATGACCTGGAGGTGCTCAAGCTAAAGCTGCATGGCCTTGAGACAGAGGTCAAAGAAGGAGCACAGCAGTACACGGTCAAAGAGGTTTTGCGCATTGAGAGAGACCGTGGTCAGGAGGAGGAGATTCGCAAGCTTCGGGATGAGCTAGAAGAACTAAGAAGACACAAGATGTTGAAAGACAATGAGCTGGTTCAGATCCAAAAGCGGGTTACCCTACTGGCTGAGGAGAAGAAcaaggaacaggaagtgatcacTGAGGAGGAAGTGATCAAGGTCCAAAACGACCCACAACTTGAGTCAGAGTACCGTCTTCTCCttgacaggaaacagaaagaaatggaTAACAGGAAGCAGTTGGAGGATGAGTTGCAGTTCCTTCAGGAGAAACTCAGAAGGTTGGAGAAGGAGAAGGCAATTGCTGAGGAGAAGATTTCCATCAAGGAGGTGCTGAAAGTGGAGAAAGATGTTGTCTTTGAAAGAGAGGTAGAAAACCTCAGAAGGCAGTATGAGGATGAGAAGGCCAAGAGAAGATCATCACAACGGGAGAAGACAGACCTCCAGAGGAAAATTCAGAGCCTGGAAGAAGAAAAGTCTAAGGTTGTGGTTCAGGAGAAGGTGCGCGAAATTGTCCGCCCTGACCCCAAGGCTGAGAATGAAGTGGCCAACCTCCGTCTTGAAGTTGTGGAGCAACAGCGGCGCTACAGAGATGCTGACCTCCAGCTGAAATCCCTGCAGGATGAGCTGGCTATGCTAAGAAACAGAGGACCTCAAGTAGAAGTCAAAGAGATCATCAAAGAAGTGATCAAATATAAGACCGATCCACAGACGGAAAGAGAGCTGGAGAGACTTCGCAACGAAATTGTTGATAAAACTCAcctgacagaaaaatctgagaTGGAAATCCGTCAACTCCGGGATGAGATTGAAAGATGGAAGACAACCAAACCGCAAATACAGACGAAAGAGGTGGTCAATGAAGTGGTGCAGTACAGAGAAGATCCCAAGACTAAAGAAGAGATTGAGACTCTGAAAAGGAAGCTGGCTGATGAACAGAAGAAACGTCTTGATCTTGAGGGAGAACGGTTAGCCCAAGAAGAGAAGATTAGGCTAAAGAAGATAGATCTGTCTCAGGTGCGAGAGAAGATTGTTCAGCAAGAAGTGATTAAGATGGAAGAAGACCCTGTGCTCAAGTCAGAGTGTGACAATTTCCTACAAAGTATCAACAGtgagcaaaagcaaaaagagaacCTTCAATCAGAGCTCCTTCTGCTGCAGAGACAGATTGCTGATCTGGACCAGCAACTGAGAGAACTAGAGCAAGAGCGCAAGGCAAGGCGTGAAGCAGAGCTGGAGATCCAGAGACTTCGCGTCAGACTTAACGAGTTGGAGATCCGGGACAAAGAAAACCGTGAAAAGGTGACTGTCAAACAGAAGGTTGTACTTCAGCAGGATCCCCAACAGGAGAAGGAACATTCTATCCTCAAACTGCAGCTTGACGAAGAGCGACACAAACGCACCCTGCTTGAGAAAGAGTTGAACGCTCTCATTCAGCAGCAACTCACCCTGGAGAAGATGGACGTGAAGGAAAGAGTTGTCCGCACAGAGAAAGTCCAAGTGGAGAGAGACCCAGAGGCTGAGCTTGAAATTGAAAACCTAAGGAGAATGTTGGAAGATGAGAAGAGGAGAAGGCGTGATCTTGACCAGGAGTTGTCTATCCTCACCTCCAAGTTGTCCGACATGGAATTTTCCAACACAAAGTCCACTAAAGAGCTGGACTACATCCGTGACGAAAGTTATCGCCTCCAACAAGAAAACCAAAGGCTGCAGAATGAGATCCGCAAACTTCGTTCAGAAATTGACATCACCTATAAAGAGACTCGGCTTATCACTGAGTCTGCACCCAGGGAAGATGGCAGGAACTTGGAGCTGAGGCTTGACTCACTTCAGAAGGAACTCACAGATCTAAGAAGCATAACGGCCCAAAAAGATGAGGAGATTGAAAAGCTTAAAAAGAACCTGGCAGCAGTGAGGATGAAGAGAGAGCAAAGAGAAAGTCACCTCCGCAGATCCATTGTCGTCATTGATCCTGATTCAGGAAAAGAGATGCGACCTGAAGAGGCATACCGACTAGGGTTGATCGACTGGAAGATGTTTGTTAACCTGCAGAGCCAGGAGTGTGATTGGGAAGAGATCACAGTTAAAGGCCCGTCTGGAGAGTCTTCTGTGCTTCACGACAGAAAATCAGGGAAGAAGTTCTCCATTGATGATGCACTACGTCTTGGGCACATCACAGAACGTCAGCATCAGCAGTacctaaacaaagaaatatccATCCAGGAGTTTGGTGTAATGGTGTCAAGCAAGCAAAAGTAA
- the ppl gene encoding periplakin isoform X3: MFKKSKKTAAITPTPTTQQKSSTGTELATIVEKVQKNADKVEKSIYDIEQNLNKDVGKINEGKQPLYQDDTNKRILNSLELLDILDEDARATKRLQHPQAEMIQQDMVQLRERVVKLKEDHDRIYHLNRAEGMPSVNWGNIMEDKLENLNNKGFGEDLPALEKEVEEHNIFQSEVEALAPHISTGGDKEYLSGLRSKYDKLLASSSARQRHLLSLRDFMQRCTNELFWMDQQGRERFEYDWSDANLDYPARRRQYENFINKCLESKESTISKLNEDANSLIDAQHPGKNVIEAHNEAVHADWKEYLNLLICEESHLKHMDEYHKFHKEARDTQDLLKRLETEINQKYSPEYKDVYQTQSLISELDDQAKAVDHIDERVKDLQSRSLQVLPLKYRRETPQKLLPIEALCDFEPLEQDQIVRGETYTLLRNNGSRWDVKDQTGHKINAPGICFMIPPTDPEAVAISDNLASQQKAVKQKLASSKAALLKRFEELKKQSGAGTATDKDEQQCRQLMAGLDKVVSDLDKQEKEIYSRVRPPLEQNRTVPDSADRLQDIRNIASTVRKIEPEKTSKVVEAKSFLTSNPTSPSAPQLHSKVDEANRKYTKIEQLLQCSEDKLKNSNQLETSIQKGKTLLSTYENTLAREEVAPADIPSVEKMQRELADVGSDLKAQRSVISETEQNLRLAKGSCDTMARDFQEHCPDIERQEADVQKLNKRYNNLNRQIDTRSQSLQRAKLAYKNYQNDYSSLNSWLSHIPNYEPRETDDLRQLDAKLKNQRNLLSDISRKESDLNNLSKNAQLYQQAVKDYETETEKFRSILDLEDGLVPQSYKRSRLESPALTVKAEEAAMEAKFTEVNAVNKQRLQNLEFAQNLLSQQPEIPMIQSSTVRSVNAAAPGEEPWRIRKQLEDEIHRREQLEKEIETIQTDIYLLEGQKPQDTIVKKELIKKVPDPQLDEEVHKVQQKLSEERRTTHVLENDLEVLKLKLHGLETEVKEGAQQYTVKEVLRIERDRGQEEEIRKLRDELEELRRHKMLKDNELVQIQKRVTLLAEEKNKEQEVITEEEVIKVQNDPQLESEYRLLLDRKQKEMDNRKQLEDELQFLQEKLRRLEKEKAIAEEKISIKEVLKVEKDVVFEREVENLRRQYEDEKAKRRSSQREKTDLQRKIQSLEEEKSKVVVQEKVREIVRPDPKAENEVANLRLEVVEQQRRYRDADLQLKSLQDELAMLRNRGPQVEVKEIIKEVIKYKTDPQTERELERLRNEIVDKTHLTEKSEMEIRQLRDEIERWKTTKPQIQTKEVVNEVVQYREDPKTKEEIETLKRKLADEQKKRLDLEGERLAQEEKIRLKKIDLSQVREKIVQQEVIKMEEDPVLKSECDNFLQSINSEQKQKENLQSELLLLQRQIADLDQQLRELEQERKARREAELEIQRLRVRLNELEIRDKENREKVTVKQKVVLQQDPQQEKEHSILKLQLDEERHKRTLLEKELNALIQQQLTLEKMDVKERVVRTEKVQVERDPEAELEIENLRRMLEDEKRRRRDLDQELSILTSKLSDMEFSNTKSTKELDYIRDESYRLQQENQRLQNEIRKLRSEIDITYKETRLITESAPREDGRNLELRLDSLQKELTDLRSITAQKDEEIEKLKKNLAAVRMKREQRESHLRRSIVVIDPDSGKEMRPEEAYRLGLIDWKMFVNLQSQECDWEEITVKGPSGESSVLHDRKSGKKFSIDDALRLGHITERQHQQYLNKEISIQEFGVMVSSKQK; this comes from the exons ATGTTTAAGAAAAGCAAGAAGACCGCCGCTATCACCCCTACGCCTACGACGCAGCAAAAATCAAG TACCGGTACAGAATTGGCTACCATTGTTGAGAAGGTGCAGAAGAATGCTGATAAGGTGGAGAAGAGCATCTATGATATCGAGCAGAACCTGAACAAG gatgttGGTAAGATCAACGAAGGGAAGCAGCCTCTGTATCAGGATGATACTAATAAGAGAATCCTCAACTCTCTGGAGCTGCTCGATATCCTGGATGAAGATGCCCGTGCAACCAAGCGCCTCCAGCATCCTCAGGCGGAGATGATACAGCAAGA CATGGTTCAGCTGCGAGAGAGGGTGGTTAAGCTGAAGGAGGACCATGATCGGATATACCACCTGAACCGCGCTGAGGGGATGCCCAGCGTTAACTGGGGCAACATCATGGAAGACAAACTG GAAAACCTGAACAACAAGGGCTTTGGTGAAGACCTGCCCGCTTTggagaaggaggtggaggagcacAACATCTTCCAGAGCGAGGTGGAGGCGTTGGCTCCCCACATCTCTACTGGAGGAGACAAG GAATACCTCAGCGGCCTCCGGTCCAAGTACGACAAACTGCTG GCCAGTTCTAGTGCTCGCCAGCGCCATCTGCTGAGCCTTCGGGACTTCATGCAGCGCTGCACCAATGAACTTTTCTGGATGGACCAGCAAGGACGGGAGAGGTTTGAGTACGACTGGAGTGACGCTAACCTGGACTACCCCGCCCGCCGGAGGCAGTATGAG AACTTTATCAATAAATGTCTGGAGAGCAAGGAGTCTACCATCAGCAAGCTGAACGAAGATGCAAACAGTCTGATAGACGCACAACACCCAGGAAAGAATGTCATAGAG GCGCACAATGAAGCGGTCCATGCTGACTGGAAAGAGTACCTGAACCTGCTCATCTGTGAGGAAAGTCATCTCAAGCACATGGATGAATATCACAAG TTCCACAAGGAAGCACGCGACACTCAGGACCTGCTGAAGCGGCTGGAAACGGAAATCAACCAGAAGTACAGCCCAGAGTACAAGGACGTTTATCAGACGCAGAGCCTGATCTCCGAGCTGGAT GACCAGGCTAAAGCAGTGGATCACATTGACGAGCGGGTCAAGGATCTCCAAAGCAGGAGCCTGCAGGTTCTGCCTCTGAAGTACCGGAGAGAAACCCCCCAGAAGCTGCTGCCCATTGAAGCTCTGTGTGACTTTGAGCCACTGGAA CAGGATCAAATTGTCCGCGGAGAAACGTACACCCTGCTCCGGAACAATGGGTCCAGATGGGATGTGAAGGATCAAACGGGACATAAGATCAATGCTCCAGGCATCTGCTTCATGATCCCACCCACTGACCCAGAGGCGGTGGCCATTTCTGACAA TTTGGCTAGTCAACAAAAAGCTGTCAAGCAGAAGCTGGCGTCCAGCAAAGCAGCTCTGCTGAAAAGATTTGAGGAGCTGAAGAAGCAGAGTGGAGCAGGAACGGCTACAG ACAAGGATGAACAGCAGTGCCGCCAGCTGATGGCCGGTCTCGATAAAGTGGTCAGTGACCTGGACAAACAGGAGAAAGAAATTTATTCTCGAGTGCGCCCACCGCTGGAGCAGAACCGGACCGTGCCGGACAGCGCTGACCGCCTGCAGGACATAAGG AACATCGCTTCAACTGTCCGCAAGATTGAACCAGAGAAGACCTCTAAAGTTGTGGAGGCAAAGAGCTTCTTGACTTCAAACCCAACCTCCCCCAGTGCTCCTCAGCTTCACAGCAAGGTGGATGAGGCCAACAGGAAGTACACCAAGATCGAGCAGCTTCTTCAGTGCTCCGAGGACAA ACTGAAGAATTCCAACCAGCTGGAGACATCTATTCAGAAAGGGAAGACTTTACTGTCTACCTACGAGAACACACTGGCCAGGGAGGAGGTTGCTCCAGCTGACATCCCCTCAGTGGAGAAAATGCAGAGAGAACTTGCT GACGTGGGGTCAGACCTGAAGGCTCAGAGGTCAGTGATCTCTGAGACAGAGCAGAACCTGCGCCTGGCCAAAGGCAGCTGTGACACCATGGCCAGGGACTTCCAGGAGCATTGTCCTGACATCGAACGGCAGGAGGCTGATGTTCAGAAACTCAACAAGCGCTACAACAACCTTAACAGGCAAATCGACACCAG GTCTCAAAGCCTGCAAAGAGCAAAGCTGGCTTACAAGAATTACCAGAATGACTATAGCAGCCTGAACTCCTGGTTGTCCCATATCCCAAATTATGAGCCCCGTGAAACTGATGACCTAAGACAACTAGACGCCAAGCTGAAGAATCAGAGG AACCTGCTGTCTGACATTTCAAGAAAGGAATCAGACTTGAACAATTTGTCCAAAAATGCCCAGCTTTACCAGCAGGCCGTCAAG GACTATGAGACTGAGACTGAGAAATTTCGGTCCATTCTGGATCTGGAGGATGGACTCGTCCCCCAGTCCTACAAGAGGAGCAGACTGGAATCCCCTGCTTTGACAGTGAAGGCAGAG GAAGCTGCCATGGAAGCAAAGTTCACAGAGGTGAACGCTGTAAACAAGCAAAGGCTGCAGAATCTTGAGTTCGCCCAAAATCTTCTTAGCCAG CAACCTGAAATTCCTATGATTCAGTCTTCCACTGTAAGATCAGTCAATGCTGCTGCCCCGGGAGAGGAGCCGTGGCGAATCAGAAAGCAGCTGGAAGATGAGATTCACAGGCGAGAGCAGCTAGAAAAAGAAATTGAGACCATTCAGACTGACATTTACCTCCTGGAAGGTCAAAAGCCCCAAGATACCATCGTCAAGAAGGAGCTCATTAAAAAGGTTCCAGATCCTCAGTTGGATGAAGAGGTACACAAGGTTCAGCAGAAGCTGTCAGAGGAGCGTCGCACCACCCATGTGCTGGAGAATGACCTGGAGGTGCTCAAGCTAAAGCTGCATGGCCTTGAGACAGAGGTCAAAGAAGGAGCACAGCAGTACACGGTCAAAGAGGTTTTGCGCATTGAGAGAGACCGTGGTCAGGAGGAGGAGATTCGCAAGCTTCGGGATGAGCTAGAAGAACTAAGAAGACACAAGATGTTGAAAGACAATGAGCTGGTTCAGATCCAAAAGCGGGTTACCCTACTGGCTGAGGAGAAGAAcaaggaacaggaagtgatcacTGAGGAGGAAGTGATCAAGGTCCAAAACGACCCACAACTTGAGTCAGAGTACCGTCTTCTCCttgacaggaaacagaaagaaatggaTAACAGGAAGCAGTTGGAGGATGAGTTGCAGTTCCTTCAGGAGAAACTCAGAAGGTTGGAGAAGGAGAAGGCAATTGCTGAGGAGAAGATTTCCATCAAGGAGGTGCTGAAAGTGGAGAAAGATGTTGTCTTTGAAAGAGAGGTAGAAAACCTCAGAAGGCAGTATGAGGATGAGAAGGCCAAGAGAAGATCATCACAACGGGAGAAGACAGACCTCCAGAGGAAAATTCAGAGCCTGGAAGAAGAAAAGTCTAAGGTTGTGGTTCAGGAGAAGGTGCGCGAAATTGTCCGCCCTGACCCCAAGGCTGAGAATGAAGTGGCCAACCTCCGTCTTGAAGTTGTGGAGCAACAGCGGCGCTACAGAGATGCTGACCTCCAGCTGAAATCCCTGCAGGATGAGCTGGCTATGCTAAGAAACAGAGGACCTCAAGTAGAAGTCAAAGAGATCATCAAAGAAGTGATCAAATATAAGACCGATCCACAGACGGAAAGAGAGCTGGAGAGACTTCGCAACGAAATTGTTGATAAAACTCAcctgacagaaaaatctgagaTGGAAATCCGTCAACTCCGGGATGAGATTGAAAGATGGAAGACAACCAAACCGCAAATACAGACGAAAGAGGTGGTCAATGAAGTGGTGCAGTACAGAGAAGATCCCAAGACTAAAGAAGAGATTGAGACTCTGAAAAGGAAGCTGGCTGATGAACAGAAGAAACGTCTTGATCTTGAGGGAGAACGGTTAGCCCAAGAAGAGAAGATTAGGCTAAAGAAGATAGATCTGTCTCAGGTGCGAGAGAAGATTGTTCAGCAAGAAGTGATTAAGATGGAAGAAGACCCTGTGCTCAAGTCAGAGTGTGACAATTTCCTACAAAGTATCAACAGtgagcaaaagcaaaaagagaacCTTCAATCAGAGCTCCTTCTGCTGCAGAGACAGATTGCTGATCTGGACCAGCAACTGAGAGAACTAGAGCAAGAGCGCAAGGCAAGGCGTGAAGCAGAGCTGGAGATCCAGAGACTTCGCGTCAGACTTAACGAGTTGGAGATCCGGGACAAAGAAAACCGTGAAAAGGTGACTGTCAAACAGAAGGTTGTACTTCAGCAGGATCCCCAACAGGAGAAGGAACATTCTATCCTCAAACTGCAGCTTGACGAAGAGCGACACAAACGCACCCTGCTTGAGAAAGAGTTGAACGCTCTCATTCAGCAGCAACTCACCCTGGAGAAGATGGACGTGAAGGAAAGAGTTGTCCGCACAGAGAAAGTCCAAGTGGAGAGAGACCCAGAGGCTGAGCTTGAAATTGAAAACCTAAGGAGAATGTTGGAAGATGAGAAGAGGAGAAGGCGTGATCTTGACCAGGAGTTGTCTATCCTCACCTCCAAGTTGTCCGACATGGAATTTTCCAACACAAAGTCCACTAAAGAGCTGGACTACATCCGTGACGAAAGTTATCGCCTCCAACAAGAAAACCAAAGGCTGCAGAATGAGATCCGCAAACTTCGTTCAGAAATTGACATCACCTATAAAGAGACTCGGCTTATCACTGAGTCTGCACCCAGGGAAGATGGCAGGAACTTGGAGCTGAGGCTTGACTCACTTCAGAAGGAACTCACAGATCTAAGAAGCATAACGGCCCAAAAAGATGAGGAGATTGAAAAGCTTAAAAAGAACCTGGCAGCAGTGAGGATGAAGAGAGAGCAAAGAGAAAGTCACCTCCGCAGATCCATTGTCGTCATTGATCCTGATTCAGGAAAAGAGATGCGACCTGAAGAGGCATACCGACTAGGGTTGATCGACTGGAAGATGTTTGTTAACCTGCAGAGCCAGGAGTGTGATTGGGAAGAGATCACAGTTAAAGGCCCGTCTGGAGAGTCTTCTGTGCTTCACGACAGAAAATCAGGGAAGAAGTTCTCCATTGATGATGCACTACGTCTTGGGCACATCACAGAACGTCAGCATCAGCAGTacctaaacaaagaaatatccATCCAGGAGTTTGGTGTAATGGTGTCAAGCAAGCAAAAGTAA